In Pasteurella multocida subsp. multocida OH4807, a genomic segment contains:
- the relA gene encoding (p)ppGpp synthetase I/GTP pyrophosphokinase (COG0317 Guanosine polyphosphate pyrophosphohydrolases/synthetases), which produces MVAVRSSHLLNPKDFVIETWCGQLDLPASVRDNLIRAWYYSQQKITALASEQKTCSLHGGVEMVEILHSLNMDADSLLTAMLYPVINHKLVELAQVSEEFGSNISKLAKGVMEMDNIRQLNVSQSASSSQVDNVRRMLLAMVDDFRCVIIKLAERITFLRDAEQDCSEEDKVLAAKECANIYAPLANRLGIGQLKWELEDYCFRYLHPEQYRNIAQLLQERRLDREQYIADFVAELNGYLRENIENAEVYGRPKHIYSIWRKMQKKHLAFSDLYDVRAVRIIVPKLQDCYSALGIVHTHFKHIPKEFDDYVANPKPNGYQSIHTVVLGKGGKPVEVQIRTQQMHDDAELGVAAHWKYKEGTVGGRSGYEEKITWLRKLLAWQDDITDSGEIMAEMRSQVFDDRVYVFTPKGEVIDLPTGSTPLDFAYSIHSEIGHRCIGAKVAGRIVPFTYQLQMGDQIEIITQKNPNPSRDWLNPNLGFAHTAKARAKIHAWFKKQDREKNIPAGKDMLDNEMARLNLSLKQIEQYALPRYNLKNLEDLYAGLGGGDIRLNHLINFLQNKLIKATAQEVDEEILRHVANKSAANNQQKEKPKGYVIVEGVGNLMHHIARCCQPIPGDHIMGYITMGRGISIHRSDCEQFLELQQAHPERVVESLWGENYASGFRISIRILASDRSGLLRDITTVLANDKISVLGVSSRTDTKKQLATIDMEIELNNVQVLSKILARLAKLDDVIEAKRL; this is translated from the coding sequence ACCGCACTGGCTTCTGAACAAAAAACTTGTTCATTACACGGCGGAGTCGAAATGGTAGAAATTCTGCACAGTTTGAATATGGATGCCGACAGCTTACTGACCGCAATGCTGTATCCTGTCATTAACCATAAACTTGTTGAATTAGCACAAGTGAGTGAAGAATTTGGTAGCAATATTAGCAAGTTAGCAAAAGGCGTGATGGAAATGGACAATATCCGTCAACTCAATGTCAGCCAATCGGCTAGCAGTTCTCAGGTCGACAACGTACGTCGTATGCTATTGGCTATGGTAGATGATTTCCGCTGTGTCATTATTAAACTGGCAGAACGGATCACTTTTCTCCGCGACGCAGAACAAGATTGCTCGGAAGAAGATAAAGTGTTGGCGGCTAAAGAGTGTGCTAACATTTATGCTCCTCTCGCCAACCGCCTCGGTATCGGACAACTGAAATGGGAATTAGAAGATTACTGTTTCCGCTATTTACATCCTGAACAATACCGTAATATTGCCCAATTATTACAAGAACGTCGTTTAGACCGCGAACAATATATTGCCGATTTCGTCGCTGAATTAAACGGCTATCTGCGTGAAAATATTGAGAATGCCGAAGTCTATGGACGACCAAAACATATTTACAGTATTTGGCGCAAGATGCAGAAGAAACATTTAGCCTTTAGCGACCTCTATGATGTACGTGCCGTACGTATTATCGTTCCGAAATTACAAGATTGTTATTCTGCCCTTGGTATTGTCCATACGCACTTCAAACATATTCCAAAAGAATTTGATGATTATGTGGCGAACCCTAAACCTAATGGCTATCAGTCTATCCATACGGTTGTGTTAGGTAAAGGCGGGAAACCTGTCGAAGTACAAATTCGAACACAACAAATGCATGATGACGCGGAGCTTGGTGTCGCAGCACACTGGAAATACAAAGAAGGTACCGTGGGTGGACGCTCAGGTTATGAAGAAAAAATCACGTGGTTACGTAAACTACTTGCATGGCAAGATGATATTACCGACTCAGGTGAGATTATGGCAGAAATGCGTAGCCAAGTGTTCGATGACCGCGTTTATGTTTTTACACCCAAAGGGGAAGTCATTGATTTACCAACAGGGTCTACCCCACTGGATTTTGCTTATAGTATTCATAGTGAAATTGGACATCGCTGCATTGGTGCCAAAGTAGCAGGTCGTATTGTTCCCTTCACCTACCAATTACAAATGGGTGATCAAATCGAGATCATTACTCAGAAAAATCCAAACCCAAGCCGAGATTGGCTCAATCCCAACCTTGGTTTTGCTCATACCGCTAAAGCACGCGCTAAAATTCATGCTTGGTTCAAAAAGCAAGATCGTGAGAAAAATATCCCTGCAGGTAAAGACATGCTGGATAACGAAATGGCGCGCTTAAATCTTAGCTTAAAACAAATAGAGCAATACGCGTTACCGCGTTATAACTTAAAAAACCTTGAGGACTTATATGCGGGCTTAGGGGGAGGAGACATTCGGCTTAATCATCTCATCAACTTTCTACAAAATAAGCTCATCAAAGCAACCGCACAAGAAGTCGATGAAGAAATTCTTCGTCATGTAGCAAATAAAAGTGCGGCAAATAACCAACAAAAAGAAAAGCCCAAAGGCTATGTCATCGTAGAAGGGGTAGGAAACTTAATGCACCATATTGCCCGTTGCTGTCAACCTATTCCTGGCGATCATATTATGGGTTACATTACGATGGGACGCGGTATTTCAATACACCGAAGCGATTGTGAGCAATTTCTCGAATTACAACAAGCTCACCCAGAACGCGTCGTTGAATCGCTTTGGGGAGAAAATTATGCCAGTGGATTCCGCATCAGTATACGCATTCTTGCCAGCGATCGTAGTGGTTTATTGCGAGATATCACAACCGTACTCGCCAATGATAAGATTAGTGTACTTGGGGTATCAAGCCGAACAGATACCAAAAAGCAATTAGCCACAATCGATATGGAAATTGAACTGAATAACGTTCAAGTTTTAAGTAAAATTCTCGCTCGTTTAGCTAAATTAGACGATGTTATCGAAGCAAAACGACTCTAA